The following proteins are encoded in a genomic region of Canis lupus baileyi chromosome 30, mCanLup2.hap1, whole genome shotgun sequence:
- the LOC140621777 gene encoding uncharacterized protein, translating to MAASTLSVCSSDLSYGGRVCLPGSGDSCPDPSWQVDDCPESYCEPPCCAPASCLTLLCTPASCGSSPCPPACPGSCQPSCGSCSPCQEGCGVSVCCKPVCCTPVCCKPVCCTPVCCKPICCTPVCCKPVCCTPVCCKPVCCTPVCCTPVCCKPVCCKPVCCESSPCCQQSSCQPSCCNSSPCQEDSCVSVCCKPVCCTPVCCQASPCCQPSPCRPSSCVSLLCRPTSSMSLLCRPVCSR from the exons ATGGCCGCCTCCACCCTGTCCGTCTGCTCCAGCGACCTGAGCTACGGCGGCCGCGTCTGCCTGCCCGGCTCCGGCGACTCCTGCCCCGACCCCTCCTGGCAGGTGGACGACTGTCCCGAGAGCTACTGCGAGCCCCCCTGCTGCGCCCCGGCCTCCTGCCTGACCCTCCTCTGCACCCCTGCGAGCTGCGggtccagcccctgcccaccaGCCTGCCCCGGCTCCTGCCAGCCCTCGTGCGGcagctgctccccctgccagGAGGGCTGTGGTGTGTctgtctgctgcaagcccgtgtgctgcacccctgtctgctgcaagcccgtGTGCTGCACCCCTGTCTGCTGCAAGCCCATCTGCTGCACCCCCGTCTGCTGCAAGCCCGTGTGCTGCACCCCTGTCTGCTGCAAGCCTGTCTGCTGCACCCCTGTCTGCTGCACCCCCGTCTGCTGCAAGCCTGTCTGCTGCAAGCCTGTCTGCTGTGAGTCCTCCCCCTGCTGCCAGCAGTCTAGCTGCCAGCCCTCCTGCTGCAACTCCTCCCCCTGCCAGGAAGAcagctgtgtgtctgtctgctgcaagcccgtgtgctgcacccctgtctgctgccaggcctccccctgctgccagcccagcccctgcagaCCCTCTTCCTGCGTGTCCCTCCTCTGTCGCCCC ACCTCCAGCATGTCCCTGCTGTGCCGCCCCGTGTGCTCCCGCTGA